The sequence ACCCTTGGGAAAAGAAGAAATCAAATCACTCATCACCAAGTTGCTAAGGGCGGCCACAGACATAAGTACATaaccaaattaattaatatatcaGTTCATAATGCATGGAAAATTTAtaaactaatttaattaaaCTTCACGTCAAGACTACAGTTCTGCAAAAGTTTGAATATCATAGTTCCTGATGCATCAAAATGCTCCGGacgttttaaaattttttttttttacagaggCTATATATACAAGTTCTCCAAACAATTGTGGTCATGATTCTTTTGTGAAACTAAACTAGCAAATTTTCTAAGCAACTTTTATCACTagtttcatttcattccatgaCTTGCCATCCAACCTTACCTATTCTTACAAGATACtagagaagaaaacaaaaacacaaataccAAAGAGATATGCacataacccagaaattttgtatttgtcttacacaaataatatttttagatacATAATATTGGAAAAGGTATGAGGAAATGTCAGTAACACAAATTTTGTCAATAGTTTTATACAATGAGAAAATGAGGAATTCTATGTCAAGCATTGTCAAATAATCAGCGAAAGAGTATTCTAACTTACTAGTTTCATCGCACACGTAAATTGCGTGCAacgaaaccttttttttttttttggtctaatgtcacaattttccttttaaaaaaaaaaaaattggttaagtTTGTTTGGAAGACATGGATTAGTAGAAGAGTGTTTTATTTTGTAAgcattttaagtggagttaaaaaaatatttttactggattgttcccaagttttttttttcctcttaaacATAAAGTTTAGAGATATTTTTAAACTACATAAAAGTTcaatttaaagagagaaatcattttataaatagtataaataacaaaaaaaaaaatttcgaatTTATGGAATTAAATTAATAGCCACTGTGCCAGAGGGACTGACCATGGTCGAAATGATCTGCGGGGCATTGCGTTTGAAGCGTCcgttgtttttaaataataatataaagtaTGTTTAGACATGTAAGGGCATTTGGTCTAGTGGTATGATTCTCGCTTAGGGTGCGAGAGGTCCCGAGTTCAATTCTCGGAATGCCCCCTATcagtaattatttttttatcggATTCCTTTTGAGCCTTACTTTAATTGTACACATTATTAACTTTATTACTTTCCTAACATGTTTTTGACGTTCCTTTTTGGGCCTCCAAGTAAATTGTTGTTGTGGGCAGTGGTAACATGTTATTATCTGGGATCTGGGCCATAAAACCAATCAAATCAGAGTCCATATGGTGATTATAGTGGGCCTGTCTGGGCTTCGTgacacaattttatattttaggaattaaaaaaaaaaaaaaagctcttaaAAATGGTCAGAAGGGGCATTCCGAGAATCGAACTCGGGACCTCTCGCACCCAAAGCGAGAATCATACCACTAGACCAAATGCCCTTGAGGATACTGATTGCTTTTTGTATTCTGTGTTGTTCTAAAACTGTTCTTAACCCAAATCATTCTACCCAAAAACCAAGGGTGggaatattttattacttaatgGTTCTTTAAATTACTAATGGATTCTACTTTTGTTGATTTTGAATAGAATAAAATAGTAccaaaatttgaagaataaaATGAGAACAGTACACATATAGACTATATTATAACACATTTTCCCTTCTTGCAACTCATGACCATACTATGCCCTTACAAATTTAATAAGAACTATACACATTTAGACTATGCTGATCATTAAACAAGGACTAAAATAGAGAATAAACAATAACTTaacctaaataaaaatgaaattatcaGCTTTCTTATGCAGCTTCCAAAAATATCTTTGTATAAGCTGACAACAAATCCAAGATTGGAAGAGGACAGAGATACAAAGGATagttatagaaaaaataataaatcattcTCAAGCAGCACTTTGGATTTGAAAGAGGACAGAGATACAAAGGATaattatagaaaacaaaaattaatcattttcaaGCAGTACTCAATTTGAGAGGGGCATAGAAGAATTCTTTACtaacaaaaaattctttatgaaaaaagaaaatcttatcaaatcaattatttaaaaaaaataaaagcacaaaaCCCACATAATAATGAATTccatccaaacacacacaatctcatttataaaaaaatacagtaTTCAAAAGTATAGCATAGATCGgccaaatatataaaattagagaaaaatgaATACCAGAAAATAGAAGAATTTGACCTCGTGTTCACTGAGCAAAGGTTGATAAACCCAAACAAGAAGACTGGCACAGTAAAAGGCTATGGCATTGAGCAACGAAAATTTCcgaattaagagagagagagagagagtgtttcTGATAAAACAGCAAAATCATTCCTGCCCCTCTCTACTAATCTTCAGTGGTTGACAAGAGTAATCACCTCACCAGGGCAGCTGGGCCCTAGAAAATGTGAAAGCATCAGCTCTCTTTTGTGTCTCATTCTCCTTCTGTAAAGTAAACGCGCACATACTACCGCACACCCTCACTTGTGAGGCGTGATAACAAAGGCCGAGGTTCAAATTTTCAAGagtttcatacatatatatatatttaaattaaactagagtagaatttctatcttgtatcaaaaaataaataaacgcACATATTTAGCCAACAATTCAAAGATGAGATAAGCTCACCAAAACTAATCCCAAAAATTAGGAACTAACACTAATCTGAATACACAACACAACCTTTCAAAGATATAAGCTCACCACAACTAATCCTAAAAATTAGGAACTAACTAGTATTTGAAAACAGTGCAAATCTGAAAATTTATTTAACCTAATCCTGCCGCAACTGTTTCAGCTGCATAATCATTTTGAACTGCAAAGCTTTGAGCTTGGCTTATAAATTCAAGGACATAGCAGTCCTCAAGAAAAATGGGGCAACATTGCACTAAATGTACTGtatagtttgttttttattttatttttttgggtttaagcCAGAGTCAACTTCCTGAAACACACAATAAGCAGAAGGAAATCTGTCTTGATACTTGTTAAACAGTAAAAAGGAAAACGCTAACAAACCAATTTTCAGTTAACATAATTTGTTTCCGAAGTTCCTCTAGTAACAGGCACATTCAATACTGCATCGTCCCAAATATCCAGAATTTACAGTTGGGAGTTACATCTTGGCAAATTCAGCTAATAGTCCAGTCAGCCTTACTTCACCCAAAAGGTCAAGCTACAATGCAcggccaaaaaaaatttgaggaaaaGGAAAAGCCAAAAAGGTATCTCAGAAAGACCAACAAAACCACCTCCTGTGTGACAAATCTGGACTCCGAAGAAAAGGATAGATTCTGAACCCTTTCATGGTTTCAGACATAAAAATTGAAGAATCAAACTAAAGCTTCTCTTAACTTCATTTCATTTGTCACTGAGATCATTGTGACACAAAGCTTCTTCTGGTTATAATAAATTTAGGAATCTAGGATGGATACAATGTACCACGTTGCCGATTCAGTCTAAACAAATTACAAGACCAGGAACTGCTTTGGGATCAAGCTCCCAACACCCTCTCAGGAGAATATCTTTTTCCCCCGAGTGCTGGAAAGCAGGAATCTGATGAGAGAATCTGGCAATCTTATCCCGCGGTACAACAATGACACCAGATTTTGACCTCTGGATTCTTGGAGACCTGTAAACTGATGTAAACCCACTAAGaggtgacaaaaccacaacttCTGTGCTGTTGTCATTGACTTCTAGTACTTCCACTATGTCACATTCTCCCTTCCAAATGTCAGAACATGTCCCCTCTGAGTTCAGGTTCTTGTATAACGCCCAAACCTCACCTCTTCTAGGGTAAATTTCGTATCTATGCTTACCAACACGTTCAACTATTAATCGATGAGAAAACGCTAAGCGGGTAAGGACCTTAGTCCTACCATTTTTTACCTCAAATACCCCACAACAAACTGACTGATTAGTGTCTTTTGGTGGCGAGCAGGGTTTAAGCAATGCCACATGCAATCTAAAGTTAGGTGTGGATTCAATCTTCTTAACTTGAGCATAGTTCTTAGGCATCCCATCCTTATCAACGTATATCGCCCATATCTGATCAAGCTGAAACTTCTCTTCTGATTTTTCTCCATAAAAGTCATAGCACTCACCAGAGCTTTTTGTCAAACTACTGGAAGAATGGTCTTTCACAGGCAACTGCATTTTCTCATCAGACTGACAAGAAGTACCACCTTTGGACTTAGTGAAGCTGACACAGTTTTCGCCTATGTTGGCATCTGAATGCTTAACAGTTCCCTCATTCGTAGAGAGTCCATTTATCAGACCATTTTTCTTGCTTAAGTCCCTTGGCGATCTtctaggatttaaggacacttgttcaatatctttcttcttctcatgCTTCTTTGGGGTGTTAATCTTCTTATCAGCCTGATGTGAGGTAGCAGTTCCTTTGGGCTGAGGGAGGTCACAATTTTCTTTACTATCATCCTCTTTTGTTTTACATTTGCTTGCATCTACTTGAACATTATTTGTATGTGTTCCATTTGATTGTCTTGGAAATCTTTCATGCATTGTGGTCTCTCTCCCTTGGTCATCCCCTTCATGCTTCATCGATGTGCTAGAACCCATAACAtgttccattttcttttctgaggATTTACAACACAAATTACTGACTTCAGCATCCACGCGTCCATTTTCCATCTTCACAACATTGGGATCATCATACATATTGAAATCAGTGGGCAGAGCAGCAGGATCGAGTTCGAAACATCCTTTGGGAACACCTTCTTTTTCCCCACCAGTCATTCTGAATGATGGAATTCGATGTGAAAATCTATACAGCTCCTTAGGTGGTACTTGAAAAGAAGTAATTCCATGCTGCTTAGTTTGCTGGAAAAGGCTAACAAATCCCTTCACTTTGCCCAAATATGCCACGTAAATGCCAAAACCATCAACAAAGTCTGAAAGGACTTccacaaattcaaatttgaatggCATATTCTTTTCTGGGTCAGAACTCCATCTAATATCCCAATTTTTGAAGAGGGCCCAAGTTTCTCCCTTTCTAGGATATATCAAGTATGAACCTCTAGAACTGCCTTTTATGCAATGCATCTGATGAGAGAACATAAGACGCTCAACGGCTTCTTCAGTGTTACCAAGTTTGAACTTACCACAAGCAACAGGCAATTCTCCATCACACCAATCAATCTCATCTTGGTCATCTGGATTGGCCTCCAACCAAGTGATCTGCAGCTTAAAACCAGGGGAGAACACTTTCTTGACACGGGCATAAAATCTTGGCATACCATCTAATGTATCATATATAGCCCACATTTGATTAACAGCAAAGCAGTTTTCTTCCTTGCCCTTCTCAAAATCACTAAACTCTTGATCAGGAACTTGAATAGCTACATCATCTGATACAACATTAGAATTCAATCCAGATCTATCATCAACTTCAGACTTTCTGTCATCCTGATCTGGCATACCCTCTTCCTCTGTCTTTACATCACATTCTCCCATTTTGCACTTTTTGTTTGGCAAACTCTCTTCAGTGGCACTTGCTTTTTGCTTCACACTTTTGCTGGATGATTTGCAATTCTGCTTTGGAGGACTcacaaaatcatcatcatcatttagATTCTTCTGGTgagaaatattttccttttgcCTTTGCCTTGAAGATCTCCTATGGTTCCCAGAAGGATTACCACCATTTTGGTTAATACCCACATCTTTTTCATTGTTGTCACTACCTCCAGTCTCATTACTTTCACTGGATTCCACAGCTGACTTCCTCCCTCTCTTCCTGCTCACATTTTTCGATGATCCTGGTTTCTGAGCCTTTGCTGGATTAGACTTAGTTACCTCAACACCTTTCTTCCCCACATGCCCATCTGCTTTCACTTCTGCTTTAGAACCCCCACGAACCTCAGCAGTATTTCCTGCCTTTGACTTTGGATCTAACCCAGCAGATCTATCCGGAAATCTCACATTGGAAACATTTCCACCATTACATTTTAAGGTTACTTTTGAGGGCCCCTGATTTGAAGCTACTTTTTGATTGGGAAACTGACCCCAGGGAGTTCTTACCGGAACATATTGAGTACCCACATCCTGGGCAATGAAGGCTTTGGAGCAAGTCTGACATCGCAAGAGTTTATTCTCAGAACCTTTGTAGTATTGAAACCTAGTACTGCAGTGGGGGCAACATGTCCAGAATGTCTGGATTGGGGGTGCCTGGTGATTAGGATTCAAATTAGTGTAAGGTGGATGAGGAGGTTTATGGAGATTATTGTCAGCCCATGACTGTCTGTTGACAAACAAATTGCTATTTGACTGATGGGGTGGCGGCTTTGATTCAGCAGTCCTCGCTGAAGATGCATAATTCTTATCAAATGAAGTACGCTTTGCCTGGTCTGAGAGGACCCTATGTGCTTCCCCAACTAGCTTGAATGCGGCCTCTGCACCAGCAAGCTTATTTTTATCAGGATGAAGTAACAGTGCTAGCTTTCTGTACTGTTTCTTGATGGTCCCCTCATCAGCTGATTGTTCAATCTGAAGAATTCCATACCAGTCCAAATCTGACTTGCTAACCTTTATCAATGCAGAGCAATGAACCTCACAGACTGCAAGCAATTGAGACATGTTCTCAAGCGCAGGAAACAGCTGCTGAGCCTTCATTGCGATCTTCCTTGCCCCTACAAAATCGTTTTCGTGCATCTTCTTCTCTGCAATCCCCCTAGCCCTGATGGCCTCCTCTTTGTTGCATTCCATGGTTGGtttgaaaatcaataaattaaCCACCCAGGATATTTAACATAAACTATATACACCAGGAAAGGGGTAGCTTTCTTTTGCCTTGTCTCTCCACAATCCAGCAATCATCCAAATTCCTCATCCTACAAGAATACGACCCCAACAAGCTCAGTTGAATTCTACCAAACAATTTGGTATTTATCCACTAATATGAATTTACATATACAAGAGCCCACGCCCATGtgtgattgtgtgtgtgtggtgatAAACGAGTGaaaatttattaacaaaacCATAAATTACAACAGTTTACACACAACACTGTGAACTTCTTAAACTGCAATGTGTATTAACTTAACATCCCAAAACAGAAATTAGCAACTCACCCACCATCTTAGTAAACAATTTGAAGCGGAGACAGCTCCTAAACGGATTAGCCAAGCATTGGCCCTTTGGAACCAAAAGGTTTTGAGCAAACCCACCAATGCACACAATAACCTAAACCCCAGAAGCCTTTGCAACTTGGAATTGAAACCTGAGACCCAAATAGTGATACACTGAATAAGAATCGCCTAAACAACTGcccaaaaataccaaaatcaaAATGACACAATTTCTAGCTTTGATTGGTACGTTACACAGGCACACAATTTGAAAAGGGTtccaaattcaaataaaaataagcaaaaatttcacaaatgaGCTCTGGTTCAAACAGCACTTCTTTCATGGGTTTAATTTAAAGATTCAAAACCCATTGAGCGGGTGGGTTGCATAACTTACCAATCAAAGAATAAGCAAacatttgaaccaaaaaaatcaaatccagcCTAAATAACctcaacaaattataggtggtaagttcttattcattttaatttgaatctaaaactttaattacttttttgctcatccataacaaccaataacagcATGTCACtaaagatttattgtaaaagtattgtgaaaatattgcggacataacatttctcttctAAATAACTACTTAGAACAAAAATCCTAGCACAAACCAATCAAAATCTCTACATTAAGTTGTTCAGAAAATATAGGAAAACAGAacagaaaaaaaccaaaatactgAATCTAAAACCAACTCTCCATTGCCTAcagaaacataaataaaaacccactGAACTAAGTCCAATAAAGCCATTGATAACataacccccaaaaaaaaaaaaaaattctattgcCCCACTATTTTCTTCCACTTTCCCATCtaccaaacaaacccacatAACAAAACAGCactataaataaattcaaaaacccacaaaaaatctaaaaccctAGATTCTCAGCATCCAATACCACAAGCAACAAATATACAAAACCCAGAACCCCAAATCAAAAAatagtatcaaacaaaaaaaacccaaaaagaaaacaaggcaTGCATGCACGTGAATTAATTGCAAAACGAATGGCATTAATgtccaaaaagaaaatgagagagagagagagagtttccaACCTAACCTTTCAGAGAAGAAATTCCacagtaagagagagagagagagagagagagagagttttgtaTAGAAATTTTTAAGGAGTGGGGTTGGAGGGAAAGGATAGCgggaagtgaaaaaaaaaaaacagcgaAAATTGTTTTGGTTATTAGAGGGAAGAGGAGACTGCGGAGACAGCCCCTCTTATTTCTGTGAAATTCGTTTTTGGGGctcttttttaggtttttttgtttctttctggTTGCAATTTGCAATGATGGTTTGTTGTGGATGACTGTATATTGTTGTTTCTAGAATATATGCTTTGTGGGACTTATTTCTTgggcttttcattttttttttttctcccaatgTTATgggattttctctttttttttttttggtttctaaaGTGGGTTTGGGTTCAAATTTTTGAGCCTGTTTTGGATCAAATTTGAGCCCAATCTAGTTAGGACTTAAGGAGGATTTTGTTGTGTGCTTTGAGCCCAACTCATTTAGGATTTGAGAATGATTAAGTTGTACATTTTGGACCCAACTCAATTAGGAATTGAGAATGATTCGATTGTATAATTTGAGctcaactcatttaaaatttaagaatgatTCATTTGTATACCTTGAGACTAATTCATTaaggattttaaaaatatttggttgTATACCTTGAGCCCAACCCatttaagatttaagaaaattttggtcCTACAAGGATTTGGTTGTACATTTTAAACCCAACCTAATTATGTGCTTAAGTAAATTATTCTAATATcccctttttattattatttttaccaaTATCCTTATTGTTAGTTATATTTACAAAAGGAAATCTTGGGGGGTTTTATACTATGATTAATCATGCATGCTAATGTCAATTTTGAAAGactttatgaaaaataaaattataaacaatttaggtagcaattagtttttttttttcattgcttGAACTAAAAGTTATTACAatttaaatgttatatttttttatttttctattagtatggacataaaaaaaatgtatacaatATATAATGGAAAAAGTTTAGCTCCAAATCGGTTTGGAGTTATATTCCTCCAACCAATTATTTGATgatcttttttgttgataaaagaTTATTTGATGATTAAAGAAATTattcatgtgtagttttagtcacatgacttttttaataagtcaattgagttttgggaaaaaaaattaggaaaaatcaaTGGAAAACAAGGGAGTCACAAatcaattgttttatttaagatGATATTTATTTTACCCCATTCAATTGAGTTTTGCTTAATGGGTTCTAttatttatgataattatttATAGACAATAAAAAGTTGCTTTCGAAAATATattcatataaaatatttgttggGTTGGGTGAGAAAAAACCTTGAAAGTGGACCTAGGAGTAAGTCAAATATTTGTTGGGTTGAGTTACTTACTAAATCCACACATTACAATATTATTCTCTATCTTAGTAGGCTTACGTTgatgtttcttttccttttttttaatgcattaaTGTTATTAGACGTTTTTTTGAAGCAACCTAGTATCTCAGCTGGTAAATTTCCTTTAAAATAACAGCAACATATGCCTAAGAAGATATCCAACAATGTTGATGTTCTTATCAGCTGGTATACTTCAGCGAAGGTTCCCGCCGGCtgtgtgaatttttttaaaaggggtTGAAAGTTCAAACTATCAACAGTAGGGACGGAGCCAGGATTTTAAGTTAAGGGAGGCGACTTTGACCTCTAGTTTGGCAGCATCTTAGtcgtggaggttttttttttagtttttaatgtgtgcatttgttaggtaaagacaaaattattctatttaaaactttttaaaggcaGTTGtttatttgagtaaaattggttaattagacttaatattttttagctttgctattggtgatttttgttgttgcacaaatgtttttgggctagtatatgttgttttagattttagatctataaatttttttaatggcctttaaaatgagaaaagtgctaaaagtatattgatgatatagtgagtaattattgataagtaaaaaagcgatgcaagtaataaacccagataggaaccaataagaatttgtacgtttataaaaatattgtaaataagtttgtatctttaacgttactctaaaaagattcaataatattgttaaaggggtaaaatgtaattttatataataaaattactaaaattaatgcatatatatataaatatatatatttttttaaattaggggggCCACTGCCCCCCTTGGTCAATGAATGCCTCCGTCCCTGATCAACAGGGTCATGATAAAAAGATCAAGTGAAGTTATATAtctaaaatataagtttataggtcatatagtaaataatattcaattaacacaaaatttgatatgtatattaagagcataaagaacatgtaatcaaatagtaagattttcaaaatatgtaataatgtttttttttttaagatgttaTAGTCTtagactacaactaattttgttgctaaattttgtccattttttttaaagtagtaTTTCTTAAACCAATCCcttaattaaaacataaattaattatACGTATAACTGCTCAATATTTTTACCAATCCAAAAGTTACTCTACAACTCTACAGATATAAGTACTTGTAGGGTGTGAGGTAAGAAATAAGATTTAAGtttttaagagagttttatacatatttacgcttaaattaaattagaaaagAATTTTAGTGATGGTGACACTATCAGAAAACTTGGTCTCCCATAAAACTTATTTGGATTCTACGAAGTTCTTTCTTAACCATTTCTATTCTCCCTTTTCTCTATTCCTTTttatattaaaggaaaaaaaaagtttttcttctcCCTCTCTGTTTATATTACTATATTAGCACTTTAGCAGTATTTAGTATTTACTATATAGCATCTCTGGACTTTCCCGTGAattctttttttggagaaaaactcTTTCCGTGATTTGAATTTTCAAGTTCCTACTTCCAACATCGTACGCTTTTCCCAAATaggaaaaaggaggaaaaaagagTTCCCAATTACTTCACacctttctatttttaaaaacacgCGTTGTTGATTTCTAATAAGACCATAGCCGAAATATTGAACTTTAACTAGTATTCATTAAGCTAAAAAACAACTACTACAAAGTACAAAGTACTAACCAAAACTCCTTTCCCCGAAATTCCCTTTAAATTTCCAAATTCCAATCTAACAGTAAAGACAG comes from Castanea sativa cultivar Marrone di Chiusa Pesio chromosome 3, ASM4071231v1 and encodes:
- the LOC142628206 gene encoding uncharacterized protein LOC142628206, which produces MECNKEEAIRARGIAEKKMHENDFVGARKIAMKAQQLFPALENMSQLLAVCEVHCSALIKVSKSDLDWYGILQIEQSADEGTIKKQYRKLALLLHPDKNKLAGAEAAFKLVGEAHRVLSDQAKRTSFDKNYASSARTAESKPPPHQSNSNLFVNRQSWADNNLHKPPHPPYTNLNPNHQAPPIQTFWTCCPHCSTRFQYYKGSENKLLRCQTCSKAFIAQDVGTQYVPVRTPWGQFPNQKVASNQGPSKVTLKCNGGNVSNVRFPDRSAGLDPKSKAGNTAEVRGGSKAEVKADGHVGKKGVEVTKSNPAKAQKPGSSKNVSRKRGRKSAVESSESNETGGSDNNEKDVGINQNGGNPSGNHRRSSRQRQKENISHQKNLNDDDDFVSPPKQNCKSSSKSVKQKASATEESLPNKKCKMGECDVKTEEEGMPDQDDRKSEVDDRSGLNSNVVSDDVAIQVPDQEFSDFEKGKEENCFAVNQMWAIYDTLDGMPRFYARVKKVFSPGFKLQITWLEANPDDQDEIDWCDGELPVACGKFKLGNTEEAVERLMFSHQMHCIKGSSRGSYLIYPRKGETWALFKNWDIRWSSDPEKNMPFKFEFVEVLSDFVDGFGIYVAYLGKVKGFVSLFQQTKQHGITSFQVPPKELYRFSHRIPSFRMTGGEKEGVPKGCFELDPAALPTDFNMYDDPNVVKMENGRVDAEVSNLCCKSSEKKMEHVMGSSTSMKHEGDDQGRETTMHERFPRQSNGTHTNNVQVDASKCKTKEDDSKENCDLPQPKGTATSHQADKKINTPKKHEKKKDIEQVSLNPRRSPRDLSKKNGLINGLSTNEGTVKHSDANIGENCVSFTKSKGGTSCQSDEKMQLPVKDHSSSSLTKSSGECYDFYGEKSEEKFQLDQIWAIYVDKDGMPKNYAQVKKIESTPNFRLHVALLKPCSPPKDTNQSVCCGVFEVKNGRTKVLTRLAFSHRLIVERVGKHRYEIYPRRGEVWALYKNLNSEGTCSDIWKGECDIVEVLEVNDNSTEVVVLSPLSGFTSVYRSPRIQRSKSGVIVVPRDKIARFSHQIPAFQHSGEKDILLRGCWELDPKAVPGLVICLD